The following DNA comes from Kaistia sp. 32K.
GTCGACCATGCGGTTGATGGCGTCGGCCTGGTCGAGCGTCGCCTCGGTCACCTCATAGGTGATGCCGAGCGGCTCGAACACGCTCTTGATGCCTTCCTCTTCCTGCACGCCATAGGTGGCGCCCGGGATCTCGACCGGCATCCAGACGAAATCGCCCTTCTTCACCAGGCCCTTGTCGACGAGATACTGCGCCCAGCCGCGGCCGAACACGACGTTGTTGCCACCGACATAGGCGTTGAACGAGGCCGTCGGGTCGGGCGTGTTGAAGTTGATGATCGGGATCTTGGCGGCGTTCGCTTCCTTGGCCACCTCGACCAGGCTGCCCGGATCCGGGCTGGTCGTGACGATGCCGTCGGCCTTGGCGGCGATGGCGGCGCGGACCGCTTCCTGCTGCGAGGCGACGTTGCCCTGGTGGAACGAGGTGTTGACCGTGTTGCCGGTATCCTTCTGCCATTGCTGCGCGCCGGCGAGGAAATAGGTCCACACCGGGTCGGCCGATGTGCCGTGCGAGATCCAGTAGAAGGTCTTGGCCTGCGCCGCGACCGGAATTGCCAGCGCCAGTATGGCGCCGGCCAAGAGTACCGCGAGCTTCTTGAACATTGGCATCCTCCCGTTGAACGTTGCGTTCGCGCGACCACGGCTATGGCTGCCGCTTCGCCGCTTTCGCGGCGCGCTCGCTGTCCGGTCGAGAGGTGCCTCTACGCCGGTGGCAGCAGCGGTCTCGGGGGGAGACTGACAGAACTGCCGCTCACGTCAACTGCCGCTGCGACAGATTGTCCTAAAAATGACATCGCTGTCATTGGCGGCTCGCCGCGGCTCCGTCGGGATGGGAGGCGGCCGGCGTCAGAGCCGGTCGCGCAGCGCGTACCAGCTCATGCCGGCAACGAGCGCCGGCCAGCGCAACAGCTTGCCGCCGGGAAAGCGCGGGCAGGGGAGATCAGCGAAGGCGTCGAGCCTCGACGGATTGCCGAGGATCGCCTCGGCCAGGATCTTGCCGCCGAAGGGCGCGAGCGCGACGCCCTGGCCGGAATAGCCTGACGCCGCATAGACGCCGGAGCGGACCTTGCGCAGGAAGGGCAGGCGGTTGACCGTGACGGCGAGCGTGCCGCCCCAGGCATGGTCGATGCGCGTCCGCTCGAGCTGCGGATAGATCTTCACCAGATGCCGCTTCACGAAGGCGAAGATGTCAGTCGGGTCGGAGCGCGAATAGGTCTCGCCGCCACCGAAGAGGATGCGGCCGTCCGGCGTCGGGCGCCAGTAATAGACGACGAAGCGCGAATCCGAGACCGCCTCGCCGCCGGGGATCAGCCCGCCCGGTCCGCCGGCGCCGATCGGCTCCGTCGTCAGGATGAAGTTCTTGATCGGCATCGCCCGGGTCTCGGTCTCCTGGTCGATGCCGTCGAGCAGGCCGTTGCCGGCAAGGATGACGACGTCGGCCGTGATCCGCCCGCGATAGGTCTCGATCACAGGCGCCGCGCCGCCTTCATTGAGCTTCCGCGCCGGCGTCTGCTCATGGATGCGCGCGCCGGCCTTGGCCGCCGCCGTCGCCAGCCCTTGCGCGAATTTCAGCGGATGCAGGTGGCCGGCGGTGCGGTCGATCCGGCCGCCGAAATAGGCGTCCGTGCCGATTTTCGGCGCCAGGCGGTCGCGGTCGATCCATTCGGCGGCGGCGTAGCCATAGTCGCGGTTCAGCTTCTCGACATAGTGCCGTTCCTCGTCGACGAGGCGCGGCTTGTGCACCGCCTCGATCAGCCCCGGCCGCCATTCGGCGTCGATGCCATGCTTGTCGATCAAGTGATGGACGAGCGCCTTCGCTTCCTCGGCGAGGGTCCAGAGCTCGCGCGCCGCCGGCAGGCCCAAGCGTTTCTCCAGCCATTCCTGGTCGCGGCGCTGGCCGGTATGCAACTGGCCGCCATTGCGGCCCGAAGCGCCCCAGCCGACCTTCTCCGCCTCGATCAGCACGACGTCGATGCCGGCTTCGGCGAGGTGCAGCGCCGCCGACAGCCCGGTATAGCCGCCGCCGATGATGGCGACGTCGGCGCGCGTGTCGCCGTCGAGCGGGGCGAAGGCGAGGGTCTTGTCGGCCGTCGCGGCATACCAGGAAGGCGCGTGCGGATGGTTCATGCGGAATGTCCGTCGAACAGGGTCGCCGCCGCCATCATAGCAGTCCCAACCGCTTCAGTTCCGCCTGCGTTTCGTCCAGCGTCTTCCGCGCCGAGGCGACGAGGATCTCGGCCTCTTCATGCGAAAGCGTGAGCGGCGGGGCGATGATGAGCGAATCCCGCACGGCGCGCATGACGAGGTTGTTCCCAAGCGAGATATCGCGCGCGATCGTGCCGACCTTGCCGGTATCGGCGAATTTTTGCGTCCGCGACGCCTTGTTGGGCACCAGTTCCAGCGCGCCCATCAGGCCGGTCATCCGCGCCTCGCCGACGAGCGGATGATCGGCGAGCCCGCGCCAGCGGCTCTGCAGATAGGGGCCGATGTCGTTGCGCACCCGCTCGACCAGCTTCTCGTCTTCGAGGATGCGGAGGTTTTCCAGCGCCGCCGCGGCGGTGACGGGATGGGCGGAATAGGTGAAGCCGTGGTGGAATTCGCCGGCCGTGTAGAGGACATCAGCCACCTTGTCGGAGACCATGACGCCGCCGATCGGCAGATAGCCGGAGGAGAGGCCCTTGGCGATCGGCATCAGGTCCGGCTCGATGCCGAAGGTCTCGGAGCCGAACCAGTTGCCGGTGCGGCCGAAGCCGGTGATGACCTCGTCGGCGACCAGCAGGATCTCTCGCTCCGCGAGGATGCGCTTCACTTCCGGCCAGTAGGTGGCGGGCGGGATGATGACGCCGCCGGCGCCCTGGATCGGCTCGGCGACGAAGGCGGCGATCCTGTCCTCGCCGATTTCATCGATCGCCTTTTCCAGCTCGCGCGCCGCGAACAGGCCGAATTCGTCGGGGCTCATCTCGCCGCCCTCGCCGAACCAGTAGGGCTGCGCGATATGGTGGATGCCGGGGATCGGCAGGCCGCCCTGGCTGTGGATCGACGACATGCCGCCGAGGCTGCCGCCGCCGAGCGTCGAGCCGTGATAGGCGTTGTGGCGGGCGATCAGCACGGTCTTGTCCGGCTTGCCGAGGCTCGTCCAATAGTGCCGCGCCATGCGGATGACCGTGTCGTTCGCCTCCGAGCCGGAGCCGACGAAGAAGACGCGGTTGAACTGCGGCGGCGTGATCTCAGCCAGCTTCTCGGCGAGCGCGATCGCCGGCGGATGGGTCGACTTGAAGAAGGTGTTGTAGAAGGAGACCTCGCCCATCTGCCGCTGCACGGCCTCGGCGATCTCCTTGCGGCCATGGCCGATGTTGACACACCAGAGCCCGGCCATGCCGTCGAGGATGCGGTTGCCCTCGGAATCCCAGATCCACGAGCCCTCCGCCCGGACCACGACGCGGCAGCCCTCGGCGTTCAGGCTCTTCATGTCGGAGAAGGCGTGGATGTGGTGCGCCGCGTCGCGGGCGCGATAGTCGGCAGTGACGTTCGAATTCGTCATGAGCAGGTCCGGTTGCGGTCGTCTCGATATCGCTGGCAGCGCTGGCAGCGCCGTGTGTTCTTGCGCTCTCAGAGGGAGACCCTCGCACAGGGCTGCAAGACAGTCATACAGTCCCCGATTTCCATCATCCTGAGGAGGCTTTCGCAGAAAGCCGTCTCGAAGGACGCACGGCCGGGGGGCCGCTGTTGGACCGTTCTGCGTGCTTCGAGACGGCCCTTCGGGCCTCCTCAGCATGATGAGAACGGTGCTGCGTGAAGGGGGCCAGCCTCTGGGGAAAGGCTGGCCGATGCTGCCCCGGCTAGACGTTCAGCAGCAGGAACTCGCGCTCCCACGGGCTGATCACCTGCATGAAGGTCTCGTATTCGGCCCGCTTGATCGCGCCATAGGTGGCGACGAAGCGCTCGCCGAAGATCTCGGCCAGCTCCTCCTGCTCCTCGAACAGCGCCACCGCTTCGAGCAGGCCGCGCGGCAGGTCGATCTCGTCGGAATTGGCCGAGCCCGAGACGGGGTCGCCGACCTTCAGCCCTTCCATCAGGCCGAGATAGCCGCAGGCGAGCGACGCGGCGATGGCGAGGTAGGGGTTGGCGTCGGAAGAGGGCAGGCGGTTTTCCAACCGCCGGCCGGCCGGATTGGAATTCGGCACGCGCAGGCCGACGGTGCGGTTGTCATAGCCCCATTGCGTGTTGACCGGCGCCGAGGACGAGCGCACCAGCCGGCGATAGGAATTCACATACGGCGCCAGCATGCAGAGCACGGCCGGCAGGTATTTCTGCGAGCCGCCGATGAAGGCGAAGAACTTCGAGGTCGGATCGCCGTCCTCGTCGGAGAAGATGTTCTTGCCGGTCGCCGTGTCGATGACGGACTGGTGGATGTGCATGGCCGAGCCCGGCTCGCGCGACATCGGCTTCGCCATGAAGGTGGCGTACATGTCGTGCCGGAGCGCCGCCTCGCGGATGGTGCGCTTGAACAGGAACACCTGGTCGGCGAGCGCCAAGGGGTCGCCGTGCAGCAGGTTGATCTCCATCTGCGCCGCGCCTTCCTCGTGGATCAGCGTGTCGATCTCGAGGCCCTGCTGCTCGGAGAAATCGTAGATGTCGTCGAACAGGTCGTCGAACTCGTTGATCGCCGCGATCGAGTAGGACTGCCGCGCCGCTTCCGGCCGGCCGGAGCGCCCGGTCGGCGGCTCGAGCTGGTAGTCGGGATCGGTGTTCGGCTTGACGAGGTAGAATTCGAGCTCCGGCGCCACAACCGGCTGCCAGCCCTGGTGCGCATAGAGCTCGATCACCCGGCGCAGCACCTGGCGCGGCGCGGTTTCGACCGAGCGGGCGTCGCGATGGTAGGCGTCGTGGATCACCTGCGCCGTCGGATCGGTCTCCCACGGCACGACGCAGAGCGTCGACAGGTCCGGCTCGAACATGACGTCCTGGTCGGCGGCGTCGCTCTGGAAGCGGTCGTCATCGTCGGGATAATCGCCGGTGATGGTCTGGGTCAGGATCGAGCCCGGCATCGACATGGTCGGCCCGGCGAGGAATTTCTGCACCGGCATCATCTTGCCGCGGGCGACGCCGGCCTGGTCGGGGACGACGCATTCGATGTCCTCGATGCCGCGGGCTTTCAGCCAGTCGCGGGCCTCGTCCAGCGATTTGACGCCCCGGACGCTGCCGTCGGCCGTCCTCACGCCCTTCTTCCGTTTTGCCACGATTTCTCCTCGGCTCTGACGGGAATTTCTTTGGAGTGTCGTCACCGCTGAAGCGAAGTCAACTTGTACGGTTGCCGTGCGGCTTCAGGTCCTTGCGAACGGACGCGATAAACGGTTGAGGTAGCTGAAAAAGCCTTCTAACGTCTGAATCTTAGTATGGGTTTGTGGCAGCCGCGCCTGAGAGGCGCGGGTCCATCTAGGGGTTAGACATGATCAAGCATGCCTTCAGCGGCGTCGCGATTTCCGCGATGCTGGCCTTCGGAGCCTCCAGCGGTGCCCTGGCCGCTGACAAGGAGCTCCATATCTTCAACTGGTCTGACTATATCGACACGTCGATCATCGACGATTTCACCAAGGAGACCGGGATCAAGGTCGTCTATGACGTCTACGATTCCATGGAAATCCTGGAGACGAAGATGCTGGCCGGCGGCTCGGGCTACGACATCGTCGTGCCGACCGACCGCAACCTGAAGCGCATGATCGACGTCGGCGTGTTCCAGAAGCTCGACAAGTCGAAGGTCCCGAACCTCTCCCACATGTGGGACGAGATCACGACCCGCCTCGCTACCTATGATCCCGGCAATGAGATTGCCGTGAACTACATGTGGGGCACCACCGGCATCGGCTACAATGTCGAGAAGATCAAGGCGGCCATGCCGGACGCGCCGGTCGACTCGATGGACATGTTCTTCAAGCCGGAAGTCGTGTCGAAGTTCAAGGATTGCGGCGTCTACATGCTGGATTCGCCGGATGACGTCATCCCGGCCGCGCTCAACTATCTCGGCCTGCCGCCGGATTCGAAGAACCCGGACGAGATCGCCAAGGCGGGCGAGCTGATCGACAAGGTCCGCCCCTATATCCGCAAGTTCCATTCGTCGGAATACATCCAGGCGCTCGCCAATGGCGACATCTGCCTGGCCTTCGGCTATTCGGGCGACGTGATCCAGGCGCGCACGCGCGCCACCGAAGCCAAGAACAACGTCGAAGTCGGCTACGCGATCCCGAAGGAAGGCGCGCTGCTCTGGATGGATTCGATGGCGATCCCGAAGGACGCCCCGAACCCGGAGGCGGCGCTCGCCTTCATCAACTACATCCAGCGCCCGGAAGTCATCGCCAAGGCGACCGACTACGTCTCCTACGCCAACGGCAACAAGGATTCGCAGGCCTTCATCGACAAGGCGATCCTGAACGATCCGACGATCTATCCCACTCCGGACGTCATGAAGAAGCTCTATACGACGACCCCGAACGATCCGAAGGTTCAGCGGGTCGTGACGCGGCTCTGGACGAAGATCAAGAGCGGCACCTGATCTGATGGACAAAGGAGGCCCGGTCTAGTACCGGGCCTCTTCACGACGGGCATCGAAGGCGGGGGTAGAGGCTTCATGGCAGGTAAGTCGCTTACGGCGGGCAAATCGCTTGGACCGATCCGCAGGGCCTTCGCGCCCTGGAACGATCCGACCGCCAAGCCCTTCATCCAGTTCCAGAACGTCACCAAGACGTTCGGCGACTTCACCGCCGTCGACGATCTCTCGCTGAACATCTACGAGCGCGAGTTCTTCGCGCTGCTCGGCCCATCGGGCTGCGGCAAGACCACGCTGATGCGCATGATCGCCGGCTTCGAGGAGCCGACGAGCGGCCACGTCATGCTCGACGGGCAGGACCTCGTCGGCGTGCCGCCCTATCGGCGCCCGACCAACATGATGTTCCAGTCCTATGCGCTGTTCCCGCATATGAGCGTCTGGGACAACATCGCCTTCGGCCTGAAGCAGGACGGCATGCCGAAGCCGGAGATCGCTGCCCGCGTCGAGGAGATGCTGGCGCTGGTCAAGCTCGAGAAGTTCGCCAAGCGCAAGCCGCACCAGCTTTCCGGCGGCCAGAGGCAGCGTGTCGCGCTCGCCCGCTCGCTCGCCAAGAAACCGAAGGTGCTGCTGCTCGACGAGCCGCTCGGCGCGCTCGACAAGAAGCTGCGCGAAGAGACGCAGTTCGAGCTGATCGACCTGCAGATGAAGCTCGGCATGACCTTCGTCATCGTCACGCACGACCAGGAAGAGGCGATGACGGTCGCCGACCGCATCGCCGTGATGGACCAGGGCCAGATCGTCCAGATCGCCACGCCGGCCGAGATCTACGAACAGCCGAATTCGCGCTATGTCGCCGACTTCATCGGCGACATCAACCTGCTCGAGGGCACCATTGGCGCGGCCGAGGACGGCGTCGCGACGCTCGACTGCGTCGGCACCGGCGCAAGGGTCCAGGTCAGCCAGGACATCTCCGCCAGCCCCGGCACCACGGCCTGGTTCGCGGTCCGGCCCGAGAAGG
Coding sequences within:
- a CDS encoding ABC transporter ATP-binding protein; this encodes MAGKSLTAGKSLGPIRRAFAPWNDPTAKPFIQFQNVTKTFGDFTAVDDLSLNIYEREFFALLGPSGCGKTTLMRMIAGFEEPTSGHVMLDGQDLVGVPPYRRPTNMMFQSYALFPHMSVWDNIAFGLKQDGMPKPEIAARVEEMLALVKLEKFAKRKPHQLSGGQRQRVALARSLAKKPKVLLLDEPLGALDKKLREETQFELIDLQMKLGMTFVIVTHDQEEAMTVADRIAVMDQGQIVQIATPAEIYEQPNSRYVADFIGDINLLEGTIGAAEDGVATLDCVGTGARVQVSQDISASPGTTAWFAVRPEKVAISLTPPADPGVNAVTGEVWDIAYLGDVSIYHVRLATGATVKATITNTTRLVERPITWDDKVWLTWSRDGGVVLTR
- a CDS encoding substrate-binding domain-containing protein translates to MFKKLAVLLAGAILALAIPVAAQAKTFYWISHGTSADPVWTYFLAGAQQWQKDTGNTVNTSFHQGNVASQQEAVRAAIAAKADGIVTTSPDPGSLVEVAKEANAAKIPIINFNTPDPTASFNAYVGGNNVVFGRGWAQYLVDKGLVKKGDFVWMPVEIPGATYGVQEEEGIKSVFEPLGITYEVTEATLDQADAINRMVDYLTANRAKVKAIIGLGDLVTGSIKRVFDQVGVKPGEIPVVGWGNSLDTTQEVLNGYVNAAQWQDPQATSYVALSLANMAASGIPPGFNVITGALYEKDTAQLYDNILSGK
- a CDS encoding FAD-binding oxidoreductase; translation: MNHPHAPSWYAATADKTLAFAPLDGDTRADVAIIGGGYTGLSAALHLAEAGIDVVLIEAEKVGWGASGRNGGQLHTGQRRDQEWLEKRLGLPAARELWTLAEEAKALVHHLIDKHGIDAEWRPGLIEAVHKPRLVDEERHYVEKLNRDYGYAAAEWIDRDRLAPKIGTDAYFGGRIDRTAGHLHPLKFAQGLATAAAKAGARIHEQTPARKLNEGGAAPVIETYRGRITADVVILAGNGLLDGIDQETETRAMPIKNFILTTEPIGAGGPGGLIPGGEAVSDSRFVVYYWRPTPDGRILFGGGETYSRSDPTDIFAFVKRHLVKIYPQLERTRIDHAWGGTLAVTVNRLPFLRKVRSGVYAASGYSGQGVALAPFGGKILAEAILGNPSRLDAFADLPCPRFPGGKLLRWPALVAGMSWYALRDRL
- a CDS encoding glutamine synthetase family protein, with protein sequence MAKRKKGVRTADGSVRGVKSLDEARDWLKARGIEDIECVVPDQAGVARGKMMPVQKFLAGPTMSMPGSILTQTITGDYPDDDDRFQSDAADQDVMFEPDLSTLCVVPWETDPTAQVIHDAYHRDARSVETAPRQVLRRVIELYAHQGWQPVVAPELEFYLVKPNTDPDYQLEPPTGRSGRPEAARQSYSIAAINEFDDLFDDIYDFSEQQGLEIDTLIHEEGAAQMEINLLHGDPLALADQVFLFKRTIREAALRHDMYATFMAKPMSREPGSAMHIHQSVIDTATGKNIFSDEDGDPTSKFFAFIGGSQKYLPAVLCMLAPYVNSYRRLVRSSSAPVNTQWGYDNRTVGLRVPNSNPAGRRLENRLPSSDANPYLAIAASLACGYLGLMEGLKVGDPVSGSANSDEIDLPRGLLEAVALFEEQEELAEIFGERFVATYGAIKRAEYETFMQVISPWEREFLLLNV
- a CDS encoding aspartate aminotransferase family protein, giving the protein MTNSNVTADYRARDAAHHIHAFSDMKSLNAEGCRVVVRAEGSWIWDSEGNRILDGMAGLWCVNIGHGRKEIAEAVQRQMGEVSFYNTFFKSTHPPAIALAEKLAEITPPQFNRVFFVGSGSEANDTVIRMARHYWTSLGKPDKTVLIARHNAYHGSTLGGGSLGGMSSIHSQGGLPIPGIHHIAQPYWFGEGGEMSPDEFGLFAARELEKAIDEIGEDRIAAFVAEPIQGAGGVIIPPATYWPEVKRILAEREILLVADEVITGFGRTGNWFGSETFGIEPDLMPIAKGLSSGYLPIGGVMVSDKVADVLYTAGEFHHGFTYSAHPVTAAAALENLRILEDEKLVERVRNDIGPYLQSRWRGLADHPLVGEARMTGLMGALELVPNKASRTQKFADTGKVGTIARDISLGNNLVMRAVRDSLIIAPPLTLSHEEAEILVASARKTLDETQAELKRLGLL
- a CDS encoding polyamine ABC transporter substrate-binding protein → MIKHAFSGVAISAMLAFGASSGALAADKELHIFNWSDYIDTSIIDDFTKETGIKVVYDVYDSMEILETKMLAGGSGYDIVVPTDRNLKRMIDVGVFQKLDKSKVPNLSHMWDEITTRLATYDPGNEIAVNYMWGTTGIGYNVEKIKAAMPDAPVDSMDMFFKPEVVSKFKDCGVYMLDSPDDVIPAALNYLGLPPDSKNPDEIAKAGELIDKVRPYIRKFHSSEYIQALANGDICLAFGYSGDVIQARTRATEAKNNVEVGYAIPKEGALLWMDSMAIPKDAPNPEAALAFINYIQRPEVIAKATDYVSYANGNKDSQAFIDKAILNDPTIYPTPDVMKKLYTTTPNDPKVQRVVTRLWTKIKSGT